In a genomic window of Maricaulis maris MCS10:
- a CDS encoding peptidylprolyl isomerase, whose product MTTSTLISKPAEAVIPVIVNGVEITAEAIAAEAQHHPAKRPEVAWQAAARALAIREALLQRARALDLVAEPLTDAEGRPEAPDDSLIRVMLDVEVKTPEPDEASCRRYYDNNREKLRAPDLYEPAHILLQADRRDAPAFERALAEARTLLETLSEKPDLFARMARDRSDCVSATEGGRLGQVMRGQTTPAFEAVLAQMQAGAIHPEPVETPYGVHIIRLDHAVRGNIPEFAQARPLVEEFLRDASWRRAVSQFVSLVIGDAEVSGVDLKGAQSPLVQ is encoded by the coding sequence ATGACCACAAGCACCCTGATTTCAAAGCCGGCCGAAGCCGTCATTCCGGTCATCGTCAATGGTGTCGAGATCACTGCCGAGGCCATCGCGGCGGAAGCCCAACATCATCCAGCCAAGCGTCCCGAGGTCGCATGGCAGGCCGCGGCCCGCGCCCTGGCGATCCGCGAAGCCTTGCTGCAACGCGCCCGCGCACTCGACCTGGTGGCCGAGCCGCTGACCGATGCCGAAGGGCGGCCTGAGGCGCCGGATGACTCATTGATCCGGGTCATGCTCGATGTCGAGGTCAAGACGCCGGAACCGGACGAGGCTTCCTGTCGTCGCTATTACGACAACAACCGGGAAAAGTTGCGTGCGCCGGATCTCTACGAGCCGGCCCACATCCTTTTGCAGGCCGATCGCCGGGACGCGCCGGCGTTTGAGCGAGCACTGGCCGAGGCCCGCACCCTGCTGGAAACCCTGAGCGAAAAGCCGGATCTGTTTGCCCGCATGGCGCGGGACCGGTCGGATTGCGTCTCGGCGACCGAGGGAGGGCGCCTGGGTCAGGTCATGCGGGGCCAGACGACACCGGCCTTTGAGGCTGTGCTGGCGCAAATGCAAGCCGGTGCCATTCATCCCGAACCGGTCGAAACGCCGTACGGCGTCCACATTATCCGGCTTGATCACGCGGTGCGTGGAAACATCCCGGAGTTCGCACAAGCCCGGCCGTTGGTTGAGGAATTCCTGCGGGACGCCAGCTGGCGCCGGGCTGTCTCGCAATTCGTGTCGTTGGTCATCGGAGATGCCGAAGTCTCCGGGGTCGATCTCAAAGGGGCGCAGTCCCCACTCGTTCAATAG
- the narI gene encoding respiratory nitrate reductase subunit gamma: protein MSDILNSALFGIYPYIALAVLVVGSIIRYDREPYSWRAGSSQLLRRRQLVLGSILFHVGVLVIFFGHLVGLLTPIGVFDALGISHGAKQLLAVIAGGVAGVMALIGASLLLHRRLFDARIRSTTSFSDMAILLMLYAQLLLGVGSIAVSMQHLDGHEMTKFMSWAQGVFTFQPGVAAHVADVHWIFKAHLVLGLTIFLVFPFTRLVHMFSAPVRYIFRQGYQVVRRKPKKGEAG from the coding sequence ATGAGTGATATTCTCAACTCTGCCCTGTTTGGCATCTATCCCTATATCGCCTTGGCGGTTCTCGTGGTCGGCTCGATCATCCGCTACGATCGTGAGCCTTATTCCTGGCGCGCCGGGTCCAGCCAGCTCTTGCGCCGGCGTCAGCTGGTCCTCGGCTCAATCCTTTTCCATGTCGGAGTCCTGGTGATCTTCTTCGGTCACCTGGTCGGCCTGTTGACCCCGATCGGCGTTTTCGATGCGCTGGGGATCAGCCATGGTGCCAAGCAGCTTCTCGCTGTTATCGCCGGCGGGGTCGCCGGGGTCATGGCGCTGATCGGTGCAAGCCTGTTGCTCCACCGGCGCCTGTTCGATGCGCGAATCCGGTCCACGACCAGCTTTTCAGACATGGCCATATTGCTGATGCTCTATGCGCAACTCCTGTTGGGTGTCGGATCCATAGCGGTCTCGATGCAGCACCTCGATGGTCACGAAATGACCAAGTTCATGAGTTGGGCGCAGGGCGTCTTCACCTTCCAGCCCGGCGTCGCGGCTCATGTCGCGGACGTGCACTGGATTTTCAAGGCGCACCTGGTGCTTGGCCTGACGATATTCCTGGTCTTCCCGTTCACGCGACTGGTCCACATGTTCAGCGCCCCGGTCCGCTACATTTTCCGCCAGGGTTACCAGGTCGTCCGCCGCAAGCCGAAGAAGGGAGAGGCAGGATGA
- the narJ gene encoding nitrate reductase molybdenum cofactor assembly chaperone, which produces MTLSFKVYAALLSYPTEDIRAAAPAFAGALDEEALLAPGDRTGVAQLIEELASQDLYELQARYVDLFDRSRALSLHLFEHVHGESRDRGQAMVDLKALYESHGLEITASELPDFLPLFLEYLSLRPLEEAKALLGETAHVLDALAERLGKRKSVYQAVLLDLARIAVRPAELEKSAVETPAEDPQTLEAIDQAWEEEQVRFGPDPSAGCPVAENMLTKMAVPPAAASDEGRRP; this is translated from the coding sequence ATGACCCTGTCTTTCAAGGTATATGCAGCCCTGCTCAGCTATCCGACCGAGGACATCCGGGCCGCCGCGCCGGCCTTTGCCGGTGCCCTCGACGAGGAAGCTCTCCTCGCGCCGGGTGACCGGACGGGGGTTGCGCAGTTGATCGAGGAACTCGCTTCGCAGGATCTCTATGAACTGCAGGCCCGTTATGTGGACCTGTTCGACCGGTCCAGGGCCCTGTCGCTGCACCTGTTCGAGCACGTTCATGGCGAAAGCCGGGATCGCGGTCAGGCGATGGTCGACCTCAAGGCGCTCTACGAGAGCCACGGTCTGGAAATCACAGCCAGTGAGCTGCCCGACTTCCTGCCGCTTTTCCTCGAATACCTGTCCCTGCGCCCGCTCGAAGAGGCGAAGGCCCTGCTGGGGGAAACGGCCCATGTACTCGACGCCCTCGCCGAACGTCTGGGCAAGCGCAAAAGCGTCTACCAGGCCGTGCTGCTCGATCTGGCGCGGATAGCCGTCCGGCCGGCCGAGCTGGAAAAATCTGCCGTCGAGACACCGGCTGAAGACCCGCAAACCCTCGAGGCCATCGATCAGGCCTGGGAGGAAGAGCAGGTCCGCTTCGGGCCAGACCCGTCGGCTGGGTGTCCGGTCGCCGAAAACATGCTCACCAAGATGGCGGTTCCACCTGCCGCCGCATCCGATGAAGGACGCCGGCCATGA
- the narH gene encoding nitrate reductase subunit beta, whose product MKIRAQIGKVLNLDKCIGCHTCSVTCKNVWTSREGVEYAWFNNVETKPGVGYPKDWENQGRWNGGWKRSGNGSLHPKMGSKWRVLAKIFANPDLPQIDDYYEPFTFDYGHLQSAKESKAFPTARPRSLLTGERMEKIEWGPNWEEILGGEFSKRSEDYNFEGIQKEIYGEFENTFMMYLPRLCEHCLNPTCAAACPSGAIYKREEDGIVLIDQEKCRGWRMCVSGCPYKKIYYNWSSGKSEKCTFCYPRIEAGQPTVCSETCVGRIRYLGVMLYDADRIEAAASMEDEKDLYQAQLDIFLDPHDPEVQAQARRDGVPEAWLEAAKQSPVYKMAIDWKVAFPLHPEYRTLPMVWYVPPLSPIKNAAESGALETDGEMPDVRSLRIPLRYLANLLTAGDEEPVALGLERMLAMRAYMRSKTVEGVIDASIAERVGLTEDLIEDMYQIMAIANYEDRFVIPTSHREEAEEAFDIRGECGFSFGNGCSDGQSKASLFGSPRRRAQVTPMEKS is encoded by the coding sequence ATGAAAATCCGTGCGCAAATTGGCAAGGTCCTCAATCTGGACAAATGTATCGGCTGCCACACCTGTTCCGTGACCTGCAAGAATGTCTGGACCAGCCGCGAGGGCGTTGAATACGCCTGGTTCAACAATGTCGAGACCAAGCCGGGTGTCGGCTATCCCAAGGACTGGGAAAACCAGGGCCGCTGGAATGGTGGCTGGAAACGGTCCGGCAACGGGTCGCTTCATCCGAAAATGGGATCGAAATGGCGGGTCCTGGCGAAGATTTTCGCCAATCCGGACCTGCCGCAGATCGATGATTACTACGAGCCGTTCACCTTTGATTACGGTCACCTGCAATCGGCCAAGGAGTCGAAAGCCTTTCCGACCGCCCGACCGCGCTCGCTGTTGACCGGCGAGCGGATGGAAAAGATCGAATGGGGTCCCAACTGGGAGGAAATCCTCGGCGGAGAATTCTCCAAGCGGTCCGAGGACTACAATTTCGAGGGCATCCAGAAGGAGATTTACGGCGAGTTCGAAAACACTTTCATGATGTATCTGCCGCGTCTGTGTGAGCACTGCCTCAACCCGACCTGCGCGGCGGCTTGCCCCTCTGGTGCGATCTACAAGCGCGAGGAAGACGGCATTGTCCTGATCGACCAGGAAAAATGTCGTGGTTGGCGCATGTGCGTGTCCGGCTGCCCGTACAAGAAGATCTATTACAACTGGTCGAGCGGCAAATCCGAGAAGTGCACCTTCTGTTATCCGCGTATCGAGGCGGGTCAGCCGACCGTATGTTCGGAGACCTGTGTCGGCCGGATCCGTTATCTCGGCGTCATGCTCTACGATGCCGACCGCATCGAGGCAGCGGCCTCGATGGAAGACGAGAAGGATCTGTACCAGGCCCAGCTCGACATCTTCCTCGATCCGCATGATCCGGAAGTTCAAGCCCAGGCGCGCCGGGACGGCGTGCCGGAAGCCTGGCTGGAAGCGGCCAAGCAGTCGCCGGTTTACAAGATGGCGATCGACTGGAAGGTCGCTTTCCCCCTTCACCCTGAATACCGCACCTTGCCGATGGTCTGGTATGTGCCGCCCCTGTCGCCGATCAAGAACGCGGCCGAGTCCGGCGCGCTCGAGACCGATGGCGAGATGCCGGACGTCCGGTCCCTGCGCATCCCGCTTCGCTATCTGGCCAATCTGCTGACGGCCGGGGATGAGGAGCCAGTCGCGCTGGGTCTCGAACGCATGCTCGCCATGCGGGCCTACATGCGGTCGAAAACGGTTGAGGGCGTGATCGACGCGTCGATCGCCGAACGGGTCGGCCTCACCGAGGATCTGATCGAAGACATGTACCAGATTATGGCGATCGCCAATTACGAGGATCGTTTCGTCATTCCGACCTCGCATCGCGAAGAGGCGGAAGAAGCCTTCGATATCCGGGGCGAGTGCGGGTTCAGCTTCGGCAATGGCTGTTCGGACGGGCAGAGCAAGGCCTCGCTGTTTGGCAGCCCGCGACGCCGCGCCCAGGTCACCCCGATGGAGAAAAGCTGA
- a CDS encoding nitrate reductase subunit alpha, whose translation MSHLLDRLTFFARKSEAFSDGHGITTTEDRKWEDAYRKRWQHDKVVRSTHGVNCTGSCSWKIYVKGGLVTWETQQTDYPRTRPDLPNHEPRGCSRGASYSWYMYSGNRLKYPLIRSRLLKAWRKARETLSPMAAWRSIQADPAARKSYVSKRGAGGMVRGDWDEVNEIIAAANAYTAKEYGPDRVFGFSPIPAMSMVSYAAGSRYLSLLGGVCMSFYDWYCDLPPASPQTWGEQTDVPESADWYNAGFLLIWGSNVPQTRTPDAHFYTEARYRGTKSAVICPDYSEASKFGDIWLNPKQGTDAALALAMGHVILREYHLDRQAAYFETYARENTDMPNLVRLEKKDGRYVPGRLLRASDFADNLGEDNNPDWKTIAYDRKSASYVAPLGSIGFRWGEKGKWNLEQRAGKGDEVELELSFILDDRHDEAVEVGFPYFGNKHHDHFAGTDHPDVLTRKLPARRVALKDGEALVVTVFDLMCANYGLDRGLGGDDVARDYDDMAPYTPAWAEAITGVDRKKIIATARAFATNAEKTNGKSMVILGAGLNHWYHMDMNYRGIINLLVMCGCIGQSGGGWAHYVGQEKLRPQTGWQPLAFALDWNRPPRHQNSTSAWYAHTGQWRYETLSVDEILSPTAPEGDWSGSMIDWNVRAERMGWLPSAPQLQTNPLDLSRAAAEAGVDAKDYVLNGLKSGDVKLSCGDPDNPANWPRNLFVWRSNLLGSSGKGHEYFLKHLVGASHGVLGHEAGPDMRPSEVEWAEHCPEGKLDLLVTIDFRMSTTCVYSDIVLPTATWYEKNDLNTSDMHPFIHPLTAATDPAWEARSDWDIFKGLAKKLSEIAPEELGVETDIVLTPILHDTPGEIAQPFDVKDWTKGEIEAIPGKTMPQITVVERDYASLYKKFTSLGPLLDTLGNGGKGIGWNTEDEVEHLAALNGVVREAGISKGRPKIETAIDAAEVILMLAPETNGEVAVKAWDALSKNTGRDHTHLAAPKEDEKIRFRDVVAQPRKIISSPTWSGIESEDVCYNAGYTNVHERIPWRTLTGRQQLYQDHKWMLAFGEGLCVYRPPIDTATVAPVINSKPNGNQQIVLNFITPHQKWGIHSTYTDNLLMLTLSRGGPIVWLSEDDARSAGIVDNDWVEAYNSNGALVARAVVSQRIKSGTLFMYHAQEKIVNVPGSELTGQRGGIHNSVTRTTLKPTHMIGGYAQQSYGFNYYGTVGSNRDEFVIVRKMDKVDWLEGPAGDEMEAAE comes from the coding sequence ATGAGCCATCTTCTCGACCGCCTCACATTCTTTGCACGCAAGTCTGAAGCGTTTTCTGACGGGCATGGCATCACCACGACCGAAGACCGCAAGTGGGAGGACGCCTATCGCAAGCGCTGGCAGCACGACAAGGTCGTGCGCTCGACCCACGGCGTGAACTGCACCGGGTCGTGCAGCTGGAAAATCTACGTCAAGGGCGGGTTGGTGACCTGGGAAACCCAACAGACTGACTACCCGCGCACCCGTCCAGATCTGCCCAATCACGAACCCCGCGGCTGCTCTCGCGGCGCCAGCTATTCCTGGTACATGTATTCGGGCAATCGCCTGAAATACCCGTTGATCCGCAGCCGCCTCCTGAAAGCCTGGCGCAAGGCGCGCGAGACCCTGTCGCCCATGGCGGCCTGGCGGTCGATCCAGGCTGATCCGGCGGCGCGCAAATCCTATGTGTCAAAGCGCGGTGCCGGCGGGATGGTCCGTGGCGACTGGGACGAGGTCAACGAGATCATCGCCGCCGCCAACGCCTATACCGCCAAGGAGTACGGGCCCGACCGGGTGTTTGGCTTTTCGCCGATCCCGGCGATGTCGATGGTGTCCTATGCAGCGGGCTCGCGTTACCTGTCATTGCTCGGCGGCGTCTGCATGTCGTTCTATGACTGGTATTGCGACCTGCCGCCGGCCAGTCCGCAGACCTGGGGTGAGCAGACCGATGTCCCGGAATCGGCTGACTGGTACAATGCCGGATTCCTGCTGATCTGGGGGTCGAACGTTCCGCAAACCCGGACGCCGGACGCGCACTTCTATACCGAGGCGCGATATCGCGGCACCAAGAGCGCGGTGATCTGCCCGGACTATTCGGAAGCCTCCAAGTTCGGCGATATCTGGCTCAATCCCAAACAGGGAACCGACGCCGCGCTCGCGCTGGCGATGGGCCATGTGATCCTTCGCGAATACCATCTTGACCGCCAGGCGGCCTATTTCGAGACCTACGCCCGCGAAAATACCGACATGCCCAACCTGGTCCGGTTGGAAAAGAAGGATGGCCGCTATGTTCCGGGACGGCTGCTCCGGGCCTCGGACTTCGCCGACAATCTCGGTGAGGACAACAATCCGGATTGGAAAACGATTGCCTATGATCGCAAGTCGGCAAGCTATGTGGCGCCGCTTGGATCGATCGGTTTTCGATGGGGCGAGAAGGGCAAGTGGAATCTCGAACAACGCGCCGGCAAGGGCGATGAGGTCGAGCTGGAGCTGTCCTTCATCCTCGACGACCGCCATGACGAGGCGGTCGAGGTCGGTTTTCCCTATTTCGGCAACAAGCATCATGATCATTTCGCCGGAACCGATCACCCGGATGTCCTGACCCGCAAGCTGCCGGCACGCCGGGTGGCCCTGAAGGACGGTGAGGCACTGGTCGTCACCGTGTTTGACCTGATGTGCGCCAATTACGGCCTTGACCGCGGTCTCGGCGGCGATGACGTGGCACGCGATTACGACGACATGGCGCCTTACACACCGGCCTGGGCAGAAGCGATTACAGGTGTGGATCGCAAGAAGATCATCGCCACGGCTCGCGCCTTTGCCACCAATGCCGAGAAGACGAATGGCAAGTCGATGGTCATTCTCGGTGCCGGTCTGAACCATTGGTACCACATGGACATGAACTATCGGGGGATCATCAACCTCCTGGTCATGTGCGGCTGTATCGGCCAGTCCGGCGGCGGCTGGGCCCACTATGTGGGGCAGGAAAAGCTGCGCCCGCAAACCGGCTGGCAGCCACTGGCCTTCGCGCTCGACTGGAACCGCCCGCCGCGCCACCAGAATTCCACCTCCGCCTGGTACGCACATACCGGTCAATGGCGCTATGAGACGCTTTCGGTCGATGAAATCCTGTCGCCGACGGCGCCTGAGGGCGACTGGTCCGGGTCAATGATTGACTGGAATGTCCGGGCCGAGCGGATGGGCTGGCTGCCCTCCGCGCCGCAATTGCAGACCAACCCGCTAGACTTGTCACGGGCGGCTGCCGAAGCCGGCGTCGACGCCAAGGACTATGTGCTCAATGGTCTCAAGTCCGGAGACGTGAAGCTGTCCTGCGGTGATCCGGACAATCCGGCCAACTGGCCGCGCAACCTCTTCGTCTGGCGCTCCAACCTGCTCGGCTCATCGGGCAAGGGGCACGAGTATTTCCTCAAACACCTTGTTGGCGCGAGCCATGGTGTTCTCGGCCATGAGGCCGGGCCGGACATGCGCCCGTCCGAGGTCGAGTGGGCGGAGCATTGCCCGGAAGGCAAGCTGGACCTGTTGGTCACGATCGACTTCCGCATGTCCACGACCTGCGTCTACTCCGACATCGTGCTGCCAACCGCGACCTGGTACGAGAAGAACGATCTCAATACGTCTGACATGCACCCCTTCATCCACCCGCTGACGGCGGCGACGGATCCAGCCTGGGAAGCGCGCAGTGACTGGGACATCTTCAAGGGTCTTGCGAAAAAACTGTCGGAGATCGCACCGGAGGAGCTGGGCGTGGAGACGGATATCGTCCTGACCCCGATCCTGCATGACACGCCCGGCGAAATCGCCCAGCCTTTCGACGTCAAGGACTGGACCAAGGGTGAAATCGAGGCCATCCCCGGCAAGACGATGCCGCAAATCACGGTCGTCGAACGGGATTATGCAAGCCTCTACAAGAAGTTCACCTCCCTCGGCCCGTTGCTCGACACGCTCGGCAATGGTGGCAAGGGTATTGGCTGGAATACCGAGGACGAGGTCGAGCATCTGGCAGCGCTGAATGGCGTTGTGCGCGAGGCCGGCATCTCCAAGGGGCGGCCGAAAATCGAGACGGCCATTGATGCCGCCGAGGTCATCCTCATGCTCGCGCCGGAAACCAATGGCGAGGTTGCGGTCAAGGCCTGGGATGCCTTGTCCAAAAATACCGGGCGGGATCACACCCATCTGGCAGCGCCAAAGGAAGACGAGAAGATCCGCTTCCGGGATGTGGTCGCGCAGCCGCGCAAGATCATCTCCTCGCCAACCTGGTCAGGCATAGAGAGCGAGGATGTCTGCTACAATGCCGGGTACACCAATGTGCACGAGCGCATCCCCTGGCGCACGTTGACGGGTCGTCAGCAGCTCTACCAGGATCATAAATGGATGCTCGCCTTCGGTGAGGGCCTGTGTGTCTACCGGCCACCGATCGACACGGCGACCGTGGCGCCGGTGATCAACTCCAAGCCCAATGGCAACCAGCAGATCGTGCTGAACTTCATCACACCGCACCAGAAGTGGGGGATCCACTCCACCTACACCGACAATCTGTTGATGCTGACCCTGTCACGCGGGGGACCAATTGTCTGGCTATCGGAGGACGACGCCAGATCAGCAGGCATCGTCGATAACGACTGGGTCGAGGCCTATAATTCGAACGGAGCCCTGGTGGCCCGGGCGGTGGTCTCGCAGCGGATCAAGTCGGGCACCCTGTTCATGTATCACGCCCAGGAAAAGATCGTGAATGTTCCGGGTTCGGAGCTGACCGGACAGCGTGGTGGCATCCACAACTCGGTCACCCGGACAACCCTCAAGCCGACCCACATGATCGGCGGCTACGCCCAGCAATCCTATGGATTCAACTATTACGGCACGGTTGGTTCCAACCGCGACGAGTTCGTCATTGTCCGCAAGATGGACAAGGTCGACTGGCTCGAAGGCCCGGCCGGTGATGAAATGGAGGCAGCGGAATGA
- a CDS encoding antiporter produces the protein MAKDLKDWNPEDPEQWENGGQGIANRNLWISIPALLCGFAVWLYWGIITVQMINLNFGFTQAELFTLTAIAGLSGATLRIPSTFFIRLAGGRNTVFLTTALLLIPAAGTAVILQNPDAPLWQFQLMALLSGFGGGNFASSMSNISFFFPKKVQGYSLGMNAGLGNFGVTTMQILIPLVMTVGVFGGSSMILENTSGTLIGRIPAGTETFLHNAGFIWVVILIPIVIAAWLGMNNIRDEHVSPDIGSPIAAFAKIIGMLAIGLVTAAAGLWLMLPETANGSGWGVSKWLVLPLVIAATVFALKAIPGAIRKSLDRQYKIFRNTHTWVMTVIYTMTFGSFIGFAAAFGLAIKVIFGFQHIEVDGVMTHDVANPNGPSALMFAWTGPFIGALIRPIGGKLADRFGGALVTQVISVIMVICALGVAWFMKQAYGSATPEVFFTPFLILFLVLFAATGIGNGSTFRTIAVVFDREQAGPVLGWTSAVAAYGAFIIPQVFGEQIRATTPEYALIGFAVFYAVCIAINWWFYLRPGADVKNP, from the coding sequence ATGGCAAAGGACCTCAAAGACTGGAATCCGGAAGACCCGGAGCAATGGGAAAACGGCGGTCAGGGCATTGCCAACCGCAATCTCTGGATTTCCATTCCCGCCTTGTTGTGCGGGTTCGCGGTGTGGCTCTACTGGGGCATCATCACCGTCCAGATGATCAATCTGAATTTCGGTTTTACCCAGGCCGAGCTGTTCACGCTCACGGCGATCGCCGGGCTGTCCGGTGCGACGTTGCGAATTCCGTCGACCTTCTTCATTCGACTGGCCGGGGGCCGCAACACGGTCTTCCTGACCACGGCGCTCCTTCTCATTCCGGCAGCGGGCACCGCGGTAATCCTTCAAAATCCTGATGCGCCGCTCTGGCAATTCCAGTTGATGGCGCTGCTGTCAGGTTTTGGCGGCGGTAATTTTGCCAGCTCGATGTCCAATATCAGCTTCTTCTTTCCCAAGAAGGTGCAGGGCTACTCCCTGGGAATGAATGCCGGTCTGGGCAATTTCGGCGTCACCACCATGCAGATCCTGATCCCGCTGGTGATGACAGTCGGTGTCTTCGGCGGCTCCTCGATGATCCTTGAAAACACCTCCGGCACGCTGATCGGACGTATTCCGGCGGGCACGGAAACCTTCCTGCACAATGCCGGTTTCATCTGGGTTGTCATCCTGATCCCGATCGTCATCGCGGCGTGGCTGGGCATGAACAACATCCGGGACGAGCACGTCTCGCCGGACATCGGTTCCCCAATCGCTGCCTTTGCAAAAATCATCGGCATGTTGGCAATCGGCCTCGTGACCGCTGCTGCAGGTCTCTGGTTGATGCTGCCGGAGACGGCAAACGGGTCGGGCTGGGGTGTATCGAAATGGCTGGTCTTGCCGCTGGTGATTGCGGCAACGGTGTTTGCGCTGAAAGCCATTCCGGGTGCAATCCGCAAGAGCCTTGACCGCCAGTACAAGATTTTCCGCAATACCCATACCTGGGTGATGACGGTCATCTACACGATGACTTTCGGATCCTTCATCGGATTTGCGGCCGCCTTTGGTCTTGCCATCAAGGTGATCTTCGGCTTCCAGCATATCGAGGTGGACGGCGTTATGACCCATGACGTCGCGAACCCGAACGGGCCGAGCGCGTTGATGTTCGCCTGGACCGGGCCATTCATTGGCGCCCTGATCCGCCCGATTGGCGGCAAGCTGGCCGACCGTTTCGGCGGGGCGCTGGTCACACAGGTGATCTCGGTCATCATGGTGATCTGTGCGCTCGGCGTCGCCTGGTTCATGAAGCAGGCTTATGGCTCGGCTACGCCGGAAGTCTTCTTCACCCCCTTCCTGATCCTGTTCCTGGTGCTGTTTGCGGCGACCGGGATCGGCAATGGCTCGACCTTCCGCACCATCGCAGTGGTCTTCGACCGCGAGCAGGCGGGCCCGGTGTTGGGCTGGACCTCGGCCGTTGCGGCCTATGGCGCCTTCATCATCCCACAGGTCTTCGGCGAACAGATCCGGGCGACCACGCCGGAATACGCGCTGATCGGCTTCGCCGTCTTCTACGCCGTCTGCATCGCCATCAATTGGTGGTTCTACCTGCGCCCCGGCGCTGATGTGAAAAACCCGTAA